One window of Candidatus Marinimicrobia bacterium CG08_land_8_20_14_0_20_45_22 genomic DNA carries:
- the plsY gene encoding acyl-phosphate glycerol 3-phosphate acyltransferase encodes MITLIMVLILSYLVGSIPSSIIVGKLTKGIDVRQFGSGNAGGTNAFRVLGWKAGLFVSLFDIAKGVFATVVISRIRIGDLPFENETLVMVLAGLCAILGHTFTIFAGFKGGKGVACGAGMIIGLYPSAFLVCLVIFALVLFLTGIVSISSMTAAVSLPFILLVSNQLSGGQVDKGLIIFSFIIPLFIIYTHRTNISRLIHGEEKSFDKIRIFCRKKKNT; translated from the coding sequence TTATGGTTCTTATTTTAAGTTATCTCGTTGGATCCATTCCGTCGAGCATTATCGTCGGTAAATTGACAAAAGGAATCGATGTCCGGCAATTTGGTTCGGGAAACGCTGGCGGCACGAACGCCTTTCGTGTTCTGGGGTGGAAAGCGGGCTTATTTGTCTCGCTTTTTGATATAGCCAAAGGCGTATTCGCGACGGTCGTCATCTCACGCATCAGAATCGGCGACCTTCCATTTGAAAACGAAACGCTGGTCATGGTGCTGGCGGGATTATGCGCGATTTTAGGACATACTTTTACGATCTTCGCCGGATTTAAGGGCGGAAAAGGCGTAGCGTGTGGAGCAGGAATGATTATTGGGCTTTATCCGTCCGCATTTTTAGTTTGTCTTGTGATCTTTGCGTTGGTCTTGTTTTTGACGGGAATTGTCTCTATATCGTCAATGACCGCCGCGGTGAGTTTGCCGTTCATCCTGCTGGTCTCGAACCAACTATCCGGCGGACAAGTCGATAAGGGATTGATCATTTTTAGTTTTATCATCCCGTTATTTATTATTTACACACACCGAACGAACATCTCACGGTTAATTCACGGTGAGGAGAAATCGTTCGATAAAATCCGGATATTCTGTAGGAAAAAGAAAAACACCTAA